GAGTTTGCGGCTGGCCGTAGCCACGGCGGCCGCGGTGGTCATGACGCCGGGCACGGCCGAGTGTCATAAGGACGACGTGGATCGCCTTTTGCCCCAAGTCCGCTTGGAGCCTCTGTGACTTCAGGTCCGGTGCGTTGTTGTCCTCCTGTATGTAGCGCTTCACGCTATCGCTGGATGGAATCTGGCAGGCCAAAGAAGGCCTGCGCGTTGTCGTGCAGGATCATTCGGGCGATGACGACGGCGTCCGCCTCGCCCAGATAGCCCTGGTCGATCATCTCGGTCAGCGCCCAGGCGACCCCCCAGCGGGCGATGCGGGCGTGCCCATACACGCCGTCCGCCATGCGCACGTCGCCTCCAAACCCGAAGATCTTGTTCACGGGCACCGTCCCGATGAAGGTTTGCAGGGCGTGTCGCGTGGCGTAGGGATCGATGATCCAGGCCCAGCAGAGGTCCACATATACGTTGGGGTAGTTCTTGGCCAATGCGGCGACCTCGCCCTGGTAGGGATAGCCGATGTGGAAGAGGTCGAAACGGGCATCAGGGTATTGCGTGAAGAGGTTCGTCAGGTCTGTCGGGCGGGTCCGGCTGGCCTCCAGGTTGTTGTTGCCGGCCAGATAGCCGGTGTGGATCTGCACGGGCAGGTCGTATTCGACCGCCCGGCGCAGGCAGTGGTGGAATGTGGCGTCCTGCATGGCCTTCAGCTCGGCGGGCTCCAGCGGCTCGCCGTGCACGTATCGCTTCTCGAAGGCGGCGGCCGCCCGTTCGGGGGGAACGTCCTCGAAGCGCAGGCTACGCCAGTAGGGGCAGTTGTTCTTGATGGCGACCGCCTCCCCTCCATAGCGCTCGAAGTACCAGTCGATGGTCGCCCGGAAGGCCTCCCAGGAGTCGGCGCGAATGCCCGTGCGCGCCGCGAGCTCGTC
This is a stretch of genomic DNA from Chloroflexota bacterium. It encodes these proteins:
- a CDS encoding amidohydrolase family protein; this encodes MFDLPNRYPRLREAVERTPLIDTHEHLQEEHDRLALGDRLDFAYLFQAYLIADLISAGMPPADAEAMPTDRMDQDEKWRRVASFWERARHTGYGRAISLTIREVYGIQDLNARTYRDVTAAMRAHNQPGVHRWLIRDRAGVEWYILHDVEENSAVYRDGADPALCRQVLAVNRFLEDPLPLDELAARTGIRADSWEAFRATIDWYFERYGGEAVAIKNNCPYWRSLRFEDVPPERAAAAFEKRYVHGEPLEPAELKAMQDATFHHCLRRAVEYDLPVQIHTGYLAGNNNLEASRTRPTDLTNLFTQYPDARFDLFHIGYPYQGEVAALAKNYPNVYVDLCWAWIIDPYATRHALQTFIGTVPVNKIFGFGGDVRMADGVYGHARIARWGVAWALTEMIDQGYLGEADAVVIARMILHDNAQAFFGLPDSIQR